One Carassius carassius chromosome 20, fCarCar2.1, whole genome shotgun sequence DNA segment encodes these proteins:
- the LOC132096415 gene encoding BAG family molecular chaperone regulator 1-like gives MAENTMTVTVAYVTTKHNITLTAQDGHEPLLKDLCEALTEATGVPVPSQKVIFKGKSLKEMEEPLSSFGIKQGCKLMMIGKRNSPEEETELKKLKDIEKSVEQTAKKLEKVDVELTGLKNGFLAKELQAEALNKLDQRVKVASEQFMKILEEIDGMSFPESFSDCRMKKKGLVKTVQGFLAQCDKIEAGISDHLAKIQTKNLALAE, from the exons ATGGCGGAGAACACTATGACAGTGACAGTTGCTTATG TCACAACCAAACACAACATCACTTTAACAGCACAGGATGGACATGAACCTCTGTTAAAGGATTTGTGTGAAGCGCTGACAGAAGCCACGGGAGTAccagtaccatcccagaaagtcATATTTAAAG GGAAATCACTGAAGGAGATGGAGGAGCCGCTGTCCAGCTTTGGAATAAAGCAGGGTTGTAAACTTATGATGATTGGAAAAAGG AACAGCCCAGAGGAGGAAACTGAACTTAAAAAGCTCAAAGACATTGAAAAGTCAGTGGAACAAACCGCCAAGAAGCTTGAGAAGGTGGATGTTGAACTCACGGGACTGAAGAAT GGTTTTCTTGCAAAAGAATTGCAAGCTGAGGCTCTTAACAAACTGGACCAAAGGGTGAAAGTTGCCTCTGAGCAGTTCATGAAAATCCTAGAGGAAATCGATGGAATg AGCTTTCCTGAGAGTTTTAGTGATTGCAGGATGAAGAAAAAAGGACTTGTGAAAACTGTTCAG GGGTTCTTAGCTCAGTGTGACAAAATTGAAGCTGGAATATCAGATCACTTGGCTAAGATTCAGACAAAAAACTTAGCCTTAGCAGAATGA
- the LOC132096416 gene encoding myosin regulatory light chain 2, smooth muscle minor isoform-like, with product MSSKRAKGKTTKKRPQRATSNVFAMFDQSQIQEFKEAFNMIDQNRDGFIDKEDLHDMLASLGKNPTDEYLEAMMNEAPGPINFTMFLTMFGEKLNGTDPEDVIKNAFGCFDEEGTGFIQEDYLRELLTTMGDRFTDEEVDELFREAPIDKKGNFNYVEFTRILKHGAKDKDD from the exons ATGTCTAGCAAAAGGGCTAAGGGAAAAACCACCAAAAAGCGCCCCCAGCGGGCCACGTCGAACGTGTTTGCGATGTTCGACCAGTCCCAGATCCAGGAGTTCAAAGAAGCCTTCAACATGATCGATCAGAACCGCGATGGCTTCATTGATAAGGAGGATCTGCATGACATGCTGGCTTCATTAG GTAAGAACCCCACAGACGAATACCTGGAGGCGATGATGAATGAAGCCCCTGGACCCATTAACTTCACCATGTTCCTCACAATGTTTGGAGAGAAGCTTAATGGCACAGATCCTGAAGATGTTATCAAAAATGCATTTGGTTGTTTTGATGAGGAGGGGACGG GTTTTATTCAGGAGGACTACCTGAGGGAGCTCTTGACCACTATGGGAGACAGGTTCACAGACGAAGAAGTAGACGAGTTGTTTAGAGAGGCCCCTATTGACAAGAAAGGAAACTTCAACTACGTAGAATTTACGCGCATCCTGAAACACGGTGCTAAAGATAAGGATGATTAG